In Cutaneotrichosporon cavernicola HIS019 DNA, chromosome: 1, one DNA window encodes the following:
- the SPT6 gene encoding uncharacterized protein (Src homology 2 domains) has product MSDREDAASSEGEGEVIRPYGERDPDRDSSDESDEDDPEEARRIAEGFIVDGDDDEEEDAVEDGEEERRRRRREKRKRKRRRERERQRLEEEELSEDDLELLNENAGVGDSSRPLKRLRRRSGSDEGDARLQGMFDDDDERMADDDDDLADFIEEDEDEERTRNETEEQRRERKREEKQRRRDAARARPELAGVDKDSWEEIFDVFGDGHDYDWALEGEEGMEFEDEDDAKKDLRLEDVFDPAEIKERRLQDEDRAIAHVDRPERHQLVNSTLSDNPVLVADTLYPPPDVAASWAHNKIGTRTQYLFCGDTDLLWPEPSMNDPNPEPAQPRLDLQEDFIKAVSSALNMMFVMHLEVPYLWHYKRDAFSVLENQGQSSVQFLDRDDLWTLYGLGIKFRAIWQRCEQVKDLWGKICKRRPDVEDAYLTQTLLPSVCNLSVEAAGEGGEWLAYHYADDIRAIKEEEALEEGSGRRPPERNRDIEMRKGPIMQLVKAFGINVPEIATAFNVVGGEPLAPPPTPEKMPNDLAEEFCGDGTPYHTAIDALNGAKRILAAEFSRDPSIRQQSREFVEACSLVSTTPTDRGMTVIDQYHAYHTFKFLTNKPVELFKNTPQFLHILKAEEEGLLKIEFSLQPDGFAQYLDALKRCVQSKDYSETAQSWNGQREEIIERVVNKGYIPAAQRWLKEHMRTQAEEFVAERCREELEFRVNMRPYATRDMAVGETPTVLAITVGQGTVHDAVVAVTVDPEGAIRSPRKFDNLRDPGPRSAFIELVEKRQPKVIVMGGLSVQTGRLRDDAQSALRELAMRDLPGGARPPVSENFSSHEDFEDAMADFESHLQRFMKPLIFVNDATARLYMNSEEAAKEHPELPPNGRYALGLARYVQNPLNAYCRLGRRIADVTYIEHHQQLVSTERLLTHLERGLVNSVCAACLEVNSAVTDPYTRHMVPFVAGLGPRKADVISNAINKHGPLLNRMQMSEYGTFGPTIFENVAGFLCIDNDLNDFRLDKDDSPSEQAEPLDMTRIHPEDYEFAQKMCQDALDLDAEDVADQHKSQVVVQLMQDADRERKLQELNLDDFAFNLQRQGEGNKRHTLGAIVSELIAWRQDRRPMFYVPNDWEVLTMLTGETERTIGPGLRVTATVRRALSGRAFCQLETGLDAVLEREYVSDDPINSVDEVLNRGQAITAVVLEPKPGRFQVRISTRQSDLVQSQPFMQPFRNEEYNDIGRQQMAEEAASQKRARKAGSVKRVVNHPNWHVMNSGQAEQFLAGMTRGDVVIRPSSKGPDHLAVTWKVDEDVYQHIDVQEIDKPHEHALGRILRIGNKYTYSDLDDLIINHVKAIARKFDEMVVNDKYKPEDELEGFLKNYVQAHPGRSNYGFSIDSDRPGYLKLAFLNKSTKDGGVIQTWPVKVLPGAYQLNNAEVPGVTELCNAFKAQYSSRLSEQGQGGKTPGIRAGGRTPGGRTPGMRGGATPHGGRTPGYGQTPHQGGRTPGYGQGYAGGRTPMRPPPGGPGGPGGPGGPGGPGGPPGFGVYPPPPPPSHFNQWGGPPPPPPAAGGSGMNPERAAMIARNGGY; this is encoded by the exons ATGTCGGAccgcgaggacgccgcgtcctcggaaggcgagggcgaggttATCCGCCCGtacggcgagcgcgatccGGACCGTGATTCTTCCGACGAgtccgacgaggacgatccggaggaggcgcgccgGATCGCCGAGGGTTTCATCGTGGAcggtgacgatgacgaggaggaagatgcggtggaggatggcgaggaggagcgtcggcgccggcgccgggagaagcgcaagcgcaagcgccgtAGAGAGCGTGAGCGCCAGCGGCtagaggaggaagagctgtccgaggacgacctcgagctgctgaACGAGAATGCCGGCGTCGGGGACTCGTCACGCCCACTGAAGCGGTTACGTCGGCGATCGGGGTcggacgagggcgacgctCGCCTCCAGGGCATgtttgacgacgacgatgagcgtatggccgacgacgacgacgatctTGCCGACttcatcgaggaggacgaggacgaagagcGGACCCGTAACGAGACTGAAGAGCAGCGCCGGGAacgcaagcgcgaggagaagcagcgccgccgcgatgCTGCGCGTGCACGTCCCGAACTCGCAGGCGTGGACAAAGA CTCGTGGGAGGAGATTTTCGATGTGTTCGGCGACGGGCATGACTACGACTgggcgctcgagggcgaggagggcatggagttcgaggacgaggacgacgcgaAGAAGGATCTCCGTCTCGAGGATGTGTTCGACCccgccgagatcaaggagcGCCGGCTGCAGGACGAAGACCGCGCGATCGCCCATGTGGACCGGCCAGAGAGgcaccagctcgtcaatTCGACGCTTTCAGACAACCCGGTTCTCGTTGCCGATACACTGTATCCTCCTCCCGATGTTGCTGCCAGCTGGGCCCATAACAAAATCGGCACACGCACACAATATCTGTTCTGTGGGGATACCGATCTGCTCTGGCCAGAACCGTCGATGAATGATCCCAACCCCGAGCCTGCGCAGCCGCGCCTCGATCTTCAGGAGGATTTCATTAAGGCGGTCTCGAGCGCGCTCAACATGATGTTCGTCATGCACCTCGAGGTGCCATATCTCTGGCACTacaagcgcgacgcgttcaGTGTGCTTGAGAACCAGGGCCAATCATCGGTGCAgttcctcgaccgcgacgacctGTGGACGTTGTACGGACTTGGTATCAAGTTCCGTGCCATCTGGCAACGTTGTGAGCAGGTCAAGGACCTGTGGGGCAAGATCTGCAAGCGCCGGCCAGACGTTGAGGACGCCTACCTTACCCAGACGCTTCTTCCCTCTGTGTGCAACCTGTCCGTCGAGGCTGCAGGCGAAGGAGGGGAGTGGCTGGCTTACCATtacgccgacgacatccGCGCtatcaaggaggaggaggcactcgaggagggcagcgGCAGGCGTCCACCAGAGCGCAACCGCGACATCGAGATGCGCAAAGGGCCTATCAtgcagctcgtcaaggcgtTCGGCATCAATGTGCCAGAAATCGCGACGGCCTTCAACGTCGTCGGTGGTGAGCCGCTcgccccaccacccacgCCTGAGAAGATGCCCAATGATTTGGCTGAGGAGTTTTGCGGCGATGGGACGCCGTATCACACGGCcatcgacgcgctcaacgGGGCCAAGCGCATCCTTGCGGCCGAGTTCTCTCGCGACCCGTCCATCCGCCAGCAGTCGCGCGAGTTCGTTGAGGCTTGCTCGCTGGTGTCGACAACCCCAACTGACCGCGGTATGACCGTTATCGACCAGTACCACGCCTACCACACCTTCAAATTCTTGACAAACAAGCCTGTCGAGCTATTCAAAAACACACCCCAGTTCCTCCACATTCtcaaggcggaggaggagggactTTTGAAGATAGAGTTTTCGCTCCAGCCGGACGGGTTTGCCCAGTACCTCGACGCATTGAAGCGCTGCGTCCAGTCTAAGGATTACAGTGAGACGGCGCAGTCGTGGAATGggcagcgcgaggagatCATCGAGCGGGTCGTCAACAAGGGGTACATCCCTGCTGCCCAGCGCTGGCTCAAGGAGCACATGCGGacgcaggccgaggagtTCGTTGCAGAGCGCTgccgcgaggagcttgagtTCCGTGTCAACATGCGCCCGTACGCCACGCGCGACATGGCGGTGGGCGAGACGCCAACGGTCCTCGCCATTACTGTCGGCCAGGGAACGGTACAcgatgccgtcgtcgcggtGACGGTGGACCCCGAGGGAGCTAttcgctcgccgcgcaaGTTCGACAACCTGCGCGACCCTGGACCTCGCTCTGCGTTCATCGAACTCGTGGAGAAGAGGCAGCCGAAGGTCATCGTTATGGGTGGTCTCTCGGTCCAGACTGGCAGGTTACGCGATGATGCTCAGTcggcgctgcgcgagtTAGCGATGCGGGACCTccccggcggcgcgcgcccgccgGTGTCTGAGAACTTCAGCTCGCACGAGGACTTCGAGGACGCCATGGCCGACTTTGAGTCGCATCTGCAGCGCTTCATGAAGCCTCTTATCTTCGTCAacgacgcgacggcgaggttgtACATGAACTCGGAGGAGGCTGCCAAGGAGCACCCCGAGCTGCCACCAAACGGCCGCTAtgctctcggcctcgcgcggTATGTGCAGAACCCTCTGAATGCGTACTGCCGCCTTGGACGCCGCATCGCAGATGTGACGTACATTGAACACCATCAGCAGCTCGTCTCGACTGAGCGTCTCCTGACGCACCTTGAGCGTGGGCTGGTTAACTCGGTGTGCGCAGCGTGCCTCGAGGTCAACAGCGCCGTCACCGACCCCTACACGCGCCACATGGTTCCGTTTGTCGCTGGTCTCGGACCACGCAAGGCCGACGTCATCTCAAACGCCATCAACAAGCACGGACCCCTGTTAAATCGCATGCAGATGTCAGAGTACGGTACGTTCGGCCCAACCATCTTCGAGAACGTGGCTGGCTTCCTGTGTATCGACAATGACTTGAACGACTtccgcctcgacaaggacgacagcCCGAGCGAACAGGCTGAGCCGCTGGACATGACGCGCATCCACCCTGAGGACTACGAGTTTGCACAGAAGATGTGCCAggacgccctcgacctcgacgccgaggacgtggcCGACCAGCACAAGTCGCAAGTTGTTGTGCAGCTCATGCAGGACGCggaccgcgagcgcaagctgcaggagctcaacctcgatGACTTTGCGTTCAACCTCCAACGCCAGGGTGAGGGCAACAAGCGGCACACGCTCGGCGCCATTGTGTCTGAGCTTATCGCGTGGCGTCAGGACCGCCGCCCTATGTTCTACGTTCCCAACGACTGGGAGGTGTTGACAATGCTCACGGGTGAGACGGAACGTACGATCGGGCCCGGTCTGCGCGTGACGGCGACCGTGCGGCGCGCGCTGTCAGGTCGCGCGTTCTGTCAGCTCGAGACAGGCTTGGACGCAGTCCTAGAGCGCGAGTACGTGTCGGACGACCCGATCAActcggtcgacgaggtgctcaaCCGCGGACAGGCAATCAcggccgtcgtcctcgagccgAAACCGGGGCGGTTCCAGGTTCGCATCTCGACGCGTCAATCGGACCTGGTGCAGAGCCAGCCGTTCATGCAGCCGTTCCGCAACGAGGAGTACAACGACATCGGGCGACAGcagatggccgaggaggccgcgtCGCAGAAGCGAGCTCGCAAGGCCGGATCCGTCAAGCGTGTCGTCAACCACCCGAACTGGCATGTCATGAACTCGGGCCAGGCCGAGCAGTTCCTCGCGGGCATGAcgcgcggcgacgtcgtcatccgcCCTTCGTCCAAGGGACCGGACCACCTCGCGGTTACTTGGAaagtcgacgaggacgtgtACCAGCACATCG ATGTGCAGGAAATCGACAAGCCGCATGAGCACGCACTCGGCCGCATCCTCCGCATCGGGAACAAGTACACGTACTcggacctcgacgacctgaTCATCAACCACGTCAAGGCGATCGCGCGCAAGTTTGACGAGATGGTCGTCAACGACAAGTACAAgccagaggacgagctcgaagGCTTCCTCAAGAACTACGTGCAGGCCCACCCTGGGCGGTCGAACTACGGCTTCTCGATCGACTCGGACCGTCCTGGTTACTTGAAGCTCGCGTTCCTGAACAAGAGCACAAAGGACGGCGGCGTGATTCAGACCTGGCCAGTCAAGGTTCTCCCGGGCGCCTACCAGCTCAACAACGCCGAGGTGCCCGGAGTCACAGAGCTCTGCAACGCGTTCAAGGCGCAGTATTCGTCCCGGCTAAGCGAGCAGGGACAGGGCGGCAAGACACCCGGTATCCGCGCGGGCGGGCGTACGCCTGGGGGCCGGACTCCGGGAATGCGTGGAGGCGCGACGCCGCATGGTGGCCGGACTCCGGGATACGGCCAGACCCCACACCAGGGGGGACGAACGCCGGGCTACGGACAGGGGTACGCGGGTGGTCGCACGCCCAtgcgccctcctccaggGGGACCTGGCGGTCCCGGTGGCCCAGGAGGGCCTGGTGGGCCTGGTGGCCCCCCTGGGTTTGGGGTTTaccctccgccgccgccaccgtcgCACTTCAACCAGTGGGGTGGaccaccgcctccccctcctgcGGCGGGCGGCTCAGGGATGAACCCCGAACGGGCGGCGATGATTGCGCGCAACGGAGGGTATTAG
- a CDS encoding uncharacterized protein (Ubiquitin-2 like Rad60 SUMO-like): protein MILKVRTLTGKEVEIDVQPEWQISKVKECVEEKAAIPPVQQRLIFGGKAMADDKTIQDYKISPGTTIHLVLALRGGL, encoded by the exons ATGATCCTCAAGGTCCGC ACTCTTACCGGCAAGGAAGTCGAGATCGACGTCCAGCCTGAATGGCAA ATCTCCAAGGTTAAGGAgtgcgtcgaggagaaggcggccaTCCCGCCCGTCCAGCAACGTCTGATTTTCGGTGGCAAGGCAAT ggcCGACGACAAGACAATCCAGGACTACAAGATCTCGCCGGGAACGACgatccacctcgtcctcgcaTTGCGCGGAGGGTTGTAG
- the YTH1 gene encoding uncharacterized protein (Zinc knuckle) codes for MSAIQQQPVPSVLGRSADIVRPDFHQANLDIEQYLKQERGMKLDSDDQICRMNLNPLGCPVGPALCPLRHTTPGPNNFKPTPPLPTHPREREKKTTVCKHYLRNLCKVGDNCEYTHDWNLRTMPICVWFVKLGKCELGGECLYYHPRDRRVECPDYNRGFCRLGSECPRRHVKRTLCQAYLAGFCLDGPDCANAHPSPNLPKPETYLNPPAPDPTNSGPPPQLPAGYGRWREYRYDPNAVVVPAPAWQEGGSLQGWRSGGFLSNHARREGHDDRGGGGGRGGWIKDLSTVLCFRLPE; via the exons ATGTCAGCGATACAACAACAACCAGTGCCGTCGGTGCTGGGGCGTTCAGCCGACATTGTGCGCCCCGATTTTCACCAGGCGAacctcgacatcgagcAGTACCTCAAGCAGGAGCGCGGGATGAAGCTCGATTCTG ACGACCAAATCTGCCGTATGAACCTCAATCCTCTCGGCTGCCCTGTTGGACCAGCACTCTGTCCACTGCGGCATACGACGCCGGGCCCGAACAACTTCAAGCCCACCCCGCCGCTTCCGACCCACcctcgcgagcgcgagaagaagacgacaGTGTGCAAGCATTACCTGCGTAACTTGTGCAAGGTCGGCGATAACTGCGAGTACACGCATGACTGGAACTTGCGTACCATGCCCATATGTGTGTGGTttgtcaagctcggcaagtgtgagctcggcggcgagtgcCTATACTACCATCCGCGTGATCGGCGCGTCGAGTGTCCCGATTACAACCGCGGTTTCTGTCGGCTCGGATCAGAGTGTCCACGCCGACACGTAAAGCGGACACTGTGTCAAGCATACCTCGCTGGATTCTGTTTGGATGGGCCAGACTGCGCCAATGCCCA CCCATcgcccaacctccccaAACCAGAGACGTACTTGAATCCCCCCGCTCCTGATCCCACGAATTCTGGCCCACCGCCACAACTACCGGCGGGCTATGGGCGTTGGCGCGAGTATAGGTACGACCCGAATGCGGTGGTCGTGCCCGCGCCGGCGTGGCAGGAGGGCGGGTCGCTGCAGGGCTGGCGCAGCGGCGGGTTCCTGTCCAACCACGCCAGAAGAGAGGGACACGACGAtaggggggggggaggcggacgcggcggaTGGATCAAGGACCTCAGCACCGTGCTCTGCTTCAGGT TGCCCGAATGA
- a CDS encoding uncharacterized protein (Protein of unknown function (DUF410)) yields MSRRTREPKLDALLPPILALIEQDPPNAYSAHQKALTTTARLVQSGHGPLAIEILSAAARELLKRREAASGSELGVRMIEIMVEVGVDVSDASRATVTQLLALTPPAGPWRKKLADAAVKWSAQTCPAGDPSLNQYLGELNYKDRLFEPAEQYLLNAGKRDSATLLADMLFEWGNSGHEDPGAYAARGVLPFLAISPPNVLAATSFLQRYLSLLAAPSSPQKDSFIGTVEGVQLTTWPAVNFLQLAVLTVQRAPAPGTSAVQARGMDGGVARDWQQLVARYRRLAGSTGLLAQKEVVEAIDAISTGVFLIPPPRGGNDMLQNLMGSLFGGGMGGMGTR; encoded by the exons ATGTCACGCCGCACGCGCGAGCCCAAGCTCGATGCGCTCCTTCCCCCgatcctcgccctcatcgaGCAGGACCCGCCAAACGCGTACTCGGCGCACCAGAAGGCGCTGACCACCACCGCGCGTCTCGTGCAGTCTGGTCATGGACCGCTGGCGATTGAGATCCtgagcgcggccgcgcgcgaaCTCCTCAAGCGCAGAGAGGCGGCAAGTGGATCCGAGCTCGGTGTGCGCATGATTGAGATCAtggtcgaggttggggttgaTGTGAGCGATGCGAGCCGCG CAACTGTGACCCAGCTCCTGGCGCTCACACCTCCCGCCGGGCCATGGCGCAAaaagctcgccgacgcggccgtCAAGTGGTCTGCGCAGACGTGCCCCGCCGGCGACCCATCTCTCAACCAGTACCTCGGCGAACTGAACTACAAGG ACCGCCTCTTTGAGCCAGCCGAGCAGTACCTCTTGAACGCAGGCAAGCGCGACTCGGCAACCCTTCTGGCCGATATGCTCTTCGAGTGGGGCAACAGCGGACACGAGGACCCCGGAGCCTATGCTGCGCGCGGTGTGcttcccttcctcgccatctcTCCGCCAaacgtcctcgccgctaCTTCCTTCCTGCAGCGCTACCTCTCGCTACTTGCCGccccatcctcgccgcaGAAGGACTCTTTCATCGGCACGGTGGAGGGCGTGCAGCTCACAACTTGGCCGGCAGTCAActtcctccagctcgccgtGCTGACAGTGCAGCGCGCGCCTGCTCCAGGAACGAGCGCAGTTCAGGCTCGTGGGAtggacggcggcgtcgcgcgtgATTGGCAGCAACTCGTCGCGCGGtaccgccgcctcgcggGCAGCACCGGCCTGCTCGCCCAGAAGGAGGTGGTTGAG gcaATCGACGCCATCTCGACCGGCGTGTTCCTCATCCCGCCCCCTCGTGGAGGGAACGACATGCTCCAGAACCTTATGGGCAGCCTGTTCGGCGGCGGTATGGGCGGGATGGGGACGCGCTAG
- a CDS encoding uncharacterized protein (Nup85 Nucleoporin): MSAFGSGSAFSFSSPSSSTNKPFSFSNSVPKHPTPLANTFLPPSSTSASATDMVMDGFDDDETDVYEEHLDPPAFTRQDKAKWKASGRTLLAAAARVGGGVAAWVAKQPSKKADEPAILTDKELSLADNMVYISAINSFPPALEDFFSSTCTVFTNLQQIIASAIRLPAPGAGSGVWDTEGNLVALDGVLGPPAPETIVHMRKIVEMYLQDIDRIRHADDIADDTKLTFNDMYGIFNLVRILYLPADGRGQTLLGEELLDWVNQSSPAAINDDGNEIMNTQHPWNNPMFWPFLNRCVLRGFFPTVAQFLNTLSNHPHPPISKLAAIVSQYASSFPRSENFREDHAFLTEHKKWLVRFRSDVDTITGGRSRSNWLGTDSHGDLEWSGWEESFKSLVELMEGKGDRVLAEANDWREAIGAWGVLVDVWLRRDDLPGAIARVLDEIPIDSTIEDDVVLSNICLGPKGIAAALRASGNIDTWLAAHLADVFDKLDMVPDDDEFDMSTRDYLLLAYADSIMDSPSQWKLWRVIAEYLATAADEGHSRLREYILHVALPFGSAPGTDKEGTTMEVETEDDEDAVEDRDMKHFFDLQNTCMSLNLHAEWREICTILASHFMRRREYGRAASLATQARDVEILERIAESIVATYITHGAEEYLKQVNSLPASLLSDTPMLLEDEFDDEDGSGPLALYAQRLIFLAEFRDYLLFMAEGTRDRAATRLVSLIDSPTTPVAFTAVLLAESVELLEDEEIHLGPAGTFELMRTLEDTLGAARFAPHDYLHMLWQYLERTEPQNGKGKANDATKEEEKWAARPLRKLEVVRLALARNLSRAMVAGLEK, encoded by the exons ATGTCCGCATTCGGGTCGGGTTCGGCCTTCTCATTctcgtcaccctcatcctccaccAACAAGCCATTCTCGTTCTCCAACAGCGTTCCCAAGCACCCCACCCCTCTCGCcaacaccttcctccctccgtcctcgacctccgcTTCAGCCACTGACATGGTCATGGATGGctttgacgacgacgaaaCAGATGTCTACGAAGAGCACCTCGACCCTCCAGCGTTCACTCGCCaggacaaggccaagtGGAAGGCCAGCGGGAGGACGCTGcttgcggcggcggcgcgagtcGGAGGAGGCGTCGCAGCCTGGGTGGCGAAGCAG CCGTCCaagaaggccgacgagccggCGATCCTTACGGACAAGGAGCTCTCTCTAGCCGACAACATGGTGTACATCTCTGCTATCAACTCCTTCCCTCCAGCATTGGAGGATttcttctcgtcgacctgcACCGTGTTCACCAACCTGCAGCAGATTATTGCATCAGCAATCAGACTGCCTGCGCCCGGGGCTGGATCCGGGGTTTGGGACACCGAGGGTAACCTCGTCGCACTAGACGGTGTCCTCGGCCCGCCCGCCCCGGAGACCATTGTCCACATGCGCAAGATCGTCGAGATGTACCTACAGGACATTGACCGGATCCGCCATGCCGACGACATTGCG GACGATACCAAGCTCACGTTTAACGACATGTACGGCATCTTCAACCTCGTGCGCATACTCTACCTTCCCGCCGACGGCCGCGGACAGACGTTGTTGGGAgaggagctgctcgacTGGGTCAACCAGTCGTCACCCGCCGCCATCAATGACGACGGTAACGAGATCATGAACACGCAACATCCATGGAACAACCCCATGTTTTGGCCCTTCCTCAACCGATGCGTCCTCCGTGGCTTCTTCCCAACCGTCGCGCAGTTCCTTAACACTCTATCCAATCACCCGCACCCACCAATATCCAAGCTGGCCGCCATCGTGTCGCAGTACGCGTCCTCTTTCCCTCGCTCTGAGAACTTTAGAGAGGACCATGCGTTCCTCACTGAACACAAGAAGTGGCTTGTCCGCTTCCGTTCCGACGTCGACACTATCACTGGCGGCCGGAGCCGTTCAAACTGGCTGGGCACGGACAGTCATGGCGACCTAGAATGGagcgggtgggaggagagcTTTAAGAGCTTGGTTGAGCTCATGGAGGGCAAGGGGGACCGCGTACTGGCTGAGGCCAACGACTGGCGCGAGGCGATCGGCGCTTGGGGAGTGCTCGTGGACGTGTGGTTGAGACGCGACGATCTTCC CGGTGCGATTGCCCGAGTTCTTGACGAGATTCCGATCGACTCGACGATAGAGGATGATGTCGTCTTGTCCAATATCTGCCTCGGGCCCAAGGGCATCGCGGCTGCCCTGCGCGCATCTGGGAATATTGACACCTGGTTGGCAgcgcacctcgccgacgtgtTTGACAAGCTTGACATGGtgcccgacgacgacgagttcgacATGTCAACGCGTGACTATCTTCTCTTGGCCTATGCGGACAGTATCATGGACAGCCCGAGCCAGTGGAAGCTGTGGCGCGTCATAGCCGAGTATCTCGCCACCGCGGCGGATGAGGGTCACAGCCGGTTGCGCGAGTACATTCTCCACGTCGCTCTTCCATTCGGATCCGCTCCTGGAACGGACAAGGAAGGTACAACGATGGAGGTCGAAaccgaggatgacgaggacgcagTGGAGGATCGCGACATGAAGCATTTCTTCGACTTGCAGAACACGTGCATGAGCCTCAACTTGCACGCCGAGTGGCGTGAGATCTGCACCATCCTGGCCAGCCACTTCATGCGGCGCCGAGAATATGGGCGCGCCGCGTCTCTCGCAACGCAAGCGCGGGATGTGGAGATCCTCGAGCGTATTGCGGAGAGTATTGTCGCGACGTACATCACACACGGCGCCGAAGAGTACCTGAAGCAGGTTAACTCTCTGCCGGCCAGCCTCCTTAGCGACACTCccatgctcctcgaggacgagttcgacgatgaggacggcaGCGGACCGCTTGCGCTCTACGCGCAGCGTCTCATTTTCCTGGCCGAGTTCCGTGATTATCTACTCTTCATGGCGGAAGGCACGCGTGACAGGGCAGCGACTCGCCTCGTCAGCTTGATTGACAGTCCGACGACGCCTGTCGCCTTCACGGCTGTGCTGCTGGCAGAGAGCGTCGAGCTActggaggacgaggagatccATTTGGGCCCTGCTGGGACATTCGAGCTGATGCggacgctcgaggacacCCTCGGTGCCGCACGCTTCGCTCCTCACGACTACCTCCACATGCTGTGGCAGTACCTTGAGCGTACCGAGCCGCAAAacggcaagggcaaggcaAACGACGCGacgaaggaggaggagaagtgGGCCGCGCGGCCTCTGCGTAAGCTTGAGGTGGtgcgtctcgccctcgcacgCAACCTTTCGCGTGCGATGGTGGCGGGTTTGGAGAAGTAG